The Legionella spiritensis DNA segment ATCAATGCCAAATGGCGCTTTACCCATCAGCGCCTCGCCACTGCATTTTAATAAAATGCGTCTGTATTTTATTTTGGAAGTTTTGTCATTCATTGTTTTATTCGCGAACCTGTGCCATCACTTCCTCAACGAAGTTGTCTTCTTTTTTCTCAATGCCTTCACCCACTTCAAAACGGATAAAAGAAATGACTTCCGCATTTTTCTCTTTTAAAAGTTGTCCTACTTTAATGTTCGGATCCTTAACAAAAGGCTGGCCGAGTAAACTGACCTCATCAATAAATTTATTGATACGTCCTTCAATCATTTTGTCAATAATTTCCTGAGGTTTGCCGCTTTCGCGAGCCTGGGCAGTAAAAATATCGCGCTCGTTTTCTATGGCATCGGCAGGAACCTGATCCCGGTTTACAACCATGGGACGGCTGGCTGCAATATGCATGGCAATATCTTTAGCCAGGGACTCATCGCCATTTTTCAAAGCCACCATAACACCAATGCGGTTGCCGTGCAGATAAGATCCTATGACACCATCGCATTGCATCCGCACCATGCGACGAATTTTAATGTTCTCGCCAA contains these protein-coding regions:
- the tsf gene encoding translation elongation factor Ts, with amino-acid sequence MMSISAKLVMQLRERTGAGMMECKKFLVATNGDIELAISEMRKAGQAKADKKADRVAAEGVIVVARSGDLHTAVMLEINSETDFVARDENFTRFSDVVAQTALNSSATDVEELSAQTIASGNTLEQARQELVAKIGENIKIRRMVRMQCDGVIGSYLHGNRIGVMVALKNGDESLAKDIAMHIAASRPMVVNRDQVPADAIENERDIFTAQARESGKPQEIIDKMIEGRINKFIDEVSLLGQPFVKDPNIKVGQLLKEKNAEVISFIRFEVGEGIEKKEDNFVEEVMAQVRE